From a single Micromonospora carbonacea genomic region:
- a CDS encoding NUDIX hydrolase translates to MPSWSASSAPAGPSGRAIGGRRPATDDEQYDQSGLQVPAGTVRDGELLEQAVLREAFEETALHGLRIERYLGVTEWDVRPYADAVHVRRFFHLSVEGAEVPDRWIAMERGDGDGEPIRFELYWLPLAQGHVLAAGQLPCSAGCLIDLLRAPVWKSEDPSLRGPGGPDQGRKRDRSCPLVTVGGTRY, encoded by the coding sequence ATCCCCTCCTGGTCGGCTTCATCTGCGCCGGCAGGTCCATCTGGAAGGGCAATCGGCGGTCGACGGCCAGCAACCGACGACGAACAGTATGATCAATCGGGCCTGCAAGTTCCTGCCGGCACGGTTCGTGACGGCGAGCTACTGGAACAGGCTGTGCTGCGCGAAGCGTTCGAGGAAACCGCCCTGCATGGACTACGCATAGAGCGGTACCTCGGCGTAACGGAGTGGGACGTGCGGCCCTACGCCGATGCGGTACACGTGCGGCGCTTCTTCCACCTGTCCGTCGAGGGCGCCGAGGTTCCGGACCGGTGGATCGCCATGGAGCGCGGCGACGGCGACGGCGAACCGATCCGCTTCGAGCTGTACTGGCTGCCTCTGGCCCAGGGACACGTTCTGGCAGCCGGCCAATTGCCCTGCTCGGCAGGCTGTTTGATTGACCTCCTCAGAGCGCCAGTTTGGAAGAGCGAAGATCCCAGCCTGCGAGGTCCTGGTGGGCCAGATCAAGGCAGGAAACGCGACCGTTCGTGCCCCTTGGTGACCGTCGGTGGTACCCGCTACTGA
- a CDS encoding IS256 family transposase, with translation MAASESVNPVDLLREQIEGASPDVLQAMIKTFAQAVMSAEADAICGAGYGQRSDERVNSRNGYRPREWDTRAGTIDLAIPKLRQGSYFPDWLLTHRRRAEQALVSVVATSYLLGVSTRRVEKLVEQLGIRQLSKSQVSEMAAHLDAQVEAFRNRPLDAAHYTFVWTDALTMKVREHGRTVNVHALVAVGVNADGQREVLGVDVASDEDGAGWLAFLRSLTARGLSGVQLVISDAHRGLVAAIGAALPGAAWQRCRTHYLRNLLTKVPRSAQPWIATLVRTIFDQPDADAVHAQFRRVVATIEAKFPAAAEHLDAARDDLLAFTGFPREIWRQIWSNNPQERLNKEIRRRTDVVGIFPNRAAIIRLVGAVLAEQTDEWTERRRYMGLELLAKARLITVDTRQHDTDQPNAAPIAA, from the coding sequence ATGGCCGCTTCAGAGAGTGTGAACCCCGTTGACCTGCTGCGCGAGCAGATCGAGGGCGCGTCGCCGGACGTGTTGCAGGCGATGATCAAAACGTTCGCGCAGGCGGTGATGTCCGCCGAGGCCGACGCGATCTGCGGCGCCGGTTACGGACAGCGCAGCGACGAGCGGGTCAACTCCCGCAACGGCTACCGGCCTCGGGAGTGGGACACCCGGGCCGGCACGATCGACCTGGCGATCCCGAAGCTGCGGCAGGGCTCCTACTTCCCGGACTGGCTGCTGACGCACCGGCGGCGGGCCGAGCAGGCCCTGGTCTCAGTGGTCGCCACGAGCTATCTGCTCGGGGTGTCGACGCGGCGGGTGGAGAAGCTGGTCGAGCAGCTCGGGATCCGGCAGCTGTCGAAGTCGCAGGTCTCGGAGATGGCCGCCCACCTGGACGCCCAAGTCGAGGCGTTCCGCAACCGGCCCCTCGACGCCGCCCACTACACGTTCGTGTGGACCGACGCGTTGACGATGAAGGTCCGCGAGCACGGCCGCACCGTCAACGTCCACGCTCTGGTCGCCGTCGGGGTCAACGCCGACGGCCAACGTGAAGTCCTCGGCGTCGACGTCGCCTCGGACGAAGACGGGGCCGGATGGCTGGCATTCCTGCGGTCCCTGACGGCCCGCGGACTGTCCGGCGTCCAGCTCGTCATCTCCGACGCCCATCGCGGCCTCGTCGCAGCGATCGGCGCCGCGCTGCCCGGCGCCGCCTGGCAACGATGCCGCACCCACTACTTGCGCAACCTGCTCACGAAGGTCCCCAGATCGGCGCAGCCGTGGATCGCCACCCTCGTCCGCACGATCTTCGACCAGCCCGACGCCGACGCCGTCCACGCCCAGTTCCGGCGGGTCGTCGCCACGATCGAAGCGAAGTTCCCCGCTGCGGCCGAACACCTCGACGCCGCCCGCGACGACCTGCTCGCCTTCACCGGCTTCCCCCGCGAGATCTGGCGCCAGATCTGGTCCAACAATCCCCAGGAGCGGTTGAACAAGGAGATCCGCCGCCGCACCGACGTCGTCGGCATCTTTCCCAACCGGGCGGCGATCATCAGACTCGTCGGCGCGGTCCTGGCCGAGCAGACCGACGAGTGGACCGAAAGACGCCGCTACATGGGCCTGGAACTCCTCGCCAAAGCCCGCCTGATCACCGTCGACACCCGCCAACACGACACCGACCAGCCCAACGCAGCACCAATCGCCGCATAG